Sequence from the Opisthocomus hoazin isolate bOpiHoa1 chromosome 7, bOpiHoa1.hap1, whole genome shotgun sequence genome:
CTGAAATGAGGGTCCCACCGAGGAACCCAGCAGCTCCGTAATATCGATTGTAATATTAGACACCTGGGAATCCATATCAGATCCACCCTCAAACCCACTTGCTCCTTGACATCTCCAAGAACAACCCTTTCATCTTATTATTTCCCTCCTCCAGATCTGTCCTGTCCAAAGCCAGGAAGGAGGCATCTCCCTAGCTTATGCTCCACCTCTGTACATTCTCCTGTGCCAGGCGTTTCATACCCATCTCCCCACATCTTGTCTTCCATCTCCTCTGTCCCttgtttctctctctgctcctccatGTGGAAGTCAGGGCATGGGTGCAAAGATCTGAAAAACCTAGTGTGGGGGACAGCAGAGTTGCTAACATGTCTCTGTTTTGTCTCGTCCCTCCAGCTGCgtgagagggaaggagaagcagcagacatTTTGTAAGGACCACATTGCTCCCTGCCATGGAAAGAGCCAGCCCTGCTTTCTGGAGCCAGCCCGGTGGGATGGCGTATAACAGGACTTGGCATCACAGCCTGCTGAGGCATGAGGGCGATGACTACAACCGGACTGACTGCGAAGCCGGTCACTTGAGCAAAGTCCCTGTCACGCTGCTCGTCTGCCTCTGCGGGCTGGTGGGGAACGCGGCTGTCCTCTGGTTCCTCGGCTCCCGTGTCTGCAGGAACCCCATCATCATCTACGCCCTAAGCCTGGCTGTCGCCAACTTCACCTTCCTCCTCGCCATCGCCATCACCCTTGTGATATTTTATGGCCCAGAGAGCCTTTGTCACAGGCTGGGCTCACGGAATGTGACAACTGTGTTGAACATCACCATCCTCTTCGCTTTCACTGCCAGCATCTACCTCCTGACAGCCTTCAGTGCCACCACGTCTCTGTCTGTCCTCCCCTCAGCCCGCTGCCCCTGCCAGCGTTTGCCAGTGCTCGTGTGTGCCCTGCTCTGGGCCCTCTCCTTCCTGCTCACCGTGACCCTCTACCTCTGCCCTGCGGCACTCCTTGTCTTTGTCTTGACCTACCTCTTATCGGTCCTTATCCTGATTTTTTCTGGTCTGACCCTGCTCGTCAGGGTCTTGTGCTGCTCACGGCGATACCCCCCCAGGAAGCTCTGTGTTGTGGTCCTGCTAGCTGTCTGCTTCCTCCCCTTCTTCACTGCCGACTTTGGCTTCTGGCTTTTGCTAAGGCTGTTcgatttttctgtttttgtcttcGACACCTCTCTCCCGTTCGCCTGCGTGAACAGCAGTGTCCACCCCGTTATTTACTTCTTGGCTGGGAGCTGTACGAAGGAGTTCACACTCTCTGTTAGGGTTGCTTTCCAGAGGGCTTTTGAAGACGTAACAGAGCCCcaaaacagaggagaaactcCCGGAGACAACACAGTGGAAACAGCCGCTTAAACCTCCCTGAGAGAAGGTGCTCTCAGAACGGAGCCGTCCCGTGAGCCAGGGCGAGACAGGGGAGGTGGCTTCGCGGCGGGCCTGGCTGCGGCTGAACGGGATCAACTGCAGCACAACGAAACGCGCTGGGCAGCACGGGAACTCCTGCCTGGGATGGACACTGGACGGCGTGGTGGACCCATCACAACCTTTTGctttgaaacctttttttttttttgctttgaaatcttTTGCTTTGAAACTTTTGCTTTGAATCTGTCCTACCCAACAGTTCTGAGCTTTCCTTGTCTCAGAAGTGAGCTTGCTCTACCCTGCGCACTATTAAAACAGAGCCGTGGAGGCTCTCAGCTCCTGCCAGTGGGTTTTATTTTGGGTCTCTGGTTAAGAGCAGAGAGTGGGTGGATGAGAAAGCTTGTCACAGCAGGGCAGAACAAATTCCTGGGCAAACCCTTGTGTGTGCATCTCCAGCGGGCGCCGACACATGTGAAGAACATGTGGAGACTTCACAGTCAGCTTTGTTACCGGGCGAGCAGGCGTGCGTTTGGGATCTTCCCTGGAAGGCTTTCCCCGAAACGCATTGCTTCTGCTGCAAACCGAGTTCTGTCCGCACATCATGTGGGTTGGCTGCATGCGAGGGGTTTTGACCGGAACTGCCTCTCGTGGTTCCTCCTGCTTTTGTCCGGGCTGTCTGAACGGTAAGCCTGAGCAAATGCCATTTCGCAACCATGACCTGAGGTCCGTACCCATTTCTGGTGTGTCTGTTCCTCAGCTAGAGAAAACAAGAGGAGTAGGGTTAAAATGAAATATCCCAAAAAGCACAGCCCTGCCTGAAGACTCTGTGAAGACTGGCTTTTCCATGGGAAAGAGGAtacagggggagggaaggaaaatcacagaatggtcggggttggcagggacctctggggtctcccagcccaacccccctgcagaagcagggtcacccagagcaggctgcacagcaccacgtccaggcggggcttgaatatctccagagaaggagactccacagcccctctgggcagcctgggccagggctccgtcaccttcagagtgaagaagttctctCTTGTGGTGGACTTTTAATGGCAAAGACCCCGTTAAGGCCATGAGGACTGAGTCCCTGTAGCCTGGCTCAGGCACTCGCTGGGTAAAAGGGGTAGTGGCAGCGttttctctgctcctctctcccctccatgTCTGTCAGCCCTTGCTATGAAGCAGCTGGGGGCTACACCAGCTCTCATTTGCCTGTGAACTGAGCCACCAACAAACCATTCGGCTCGTCCCTCAGCCCAGAGCCATGTGTCACCAGACAGGCAGGAAGGAAAATCGATCACTTGGCGCAGTGCAGGTACAGAGCCACGACAACTAAACCAGTAAAACTCTCTGGTAAAAACAAGCAGCTCATATAGGTGGTGGCCTAGGTGACTCTGCAGGTAAGGGAGATCCTGGGAAGCAGGAAAAGTACACGGGAGGATCTCGTGGTTCTTCTTCACCTGCCTTGGGAGACACTCCCTCCATGCTGGGAGCCCTCTCCTGGACAACAGGTTCTAA
This genomic interval carries:
- the LOC104333375 gene encoding mas-related G-protein coupled receptor member X1-like — protein: MERASPAFWSQPGGMAYNRTWHHSLLRHEGDDYNRTDCEAGHLSKVPVTLLVCLCGLVGNAAVLWFLGSRVCRNPIIIYALSLAVANFTFLLAIAITLVIFYGPESLCHRLGSRNVTTVLNITILFAFTASIYLLTAFSATTSLSVLPSARCPCQRLPVLVCALLWALSFLLTVTLYLCPAALLVFVLTYLLSVLILIFSGLTLLVRVLCCSRRYPPRKLCVVVLLAVCFLPFFTADFGFWLLLRLFDFSVFVFDTSLPFACVNSSVHPVIYFLAGSCTKEFTLSVRVAFQRAFEDVTEPQNRGETPGDNTVETAA